TTGGCAATCAACCTTGGCCTTTCCCCGATTCTTTAATGGTTGCTTTTACCGCCACCGCTGTATCCAGCGAAATCACCATCGATAATAACGAAATTTTAGACGCAGGCTGGTACTCCCCGAACAACCTGCCGGATATTCCAGGCAAGGAAAGCATCGCCAGAAGATTAATCGACGCTCATTTAGCCAAGTTCAGTTAAAAATTCATCCCCTTATACGAAAAGGAACAGCCCTTCGCAAATCGGAAGGCTGTTCCTTTTCTATATAGAAGAAGTTGGGAGAGCGTAATTATTAAGGGTTTATTGTTGTTTTATAGGTCTGTTTGCCGTTTTTAAATTCGATAACTACAGCGCTCTTTACCGGATTGTGCTGCCCATCCAGCGATATCTTTCCAGTTACTAATTGCAGTTCTTTCGTCTGCGCCAAGGCGTCGCGAATCTTCATAGGCTCCACGCTATTAGCGCGCTTAATGGCGTCAATCGCCATGTACGCCGCGTCATAACCCAAGACAGCGGGAGCATCCGGCGCTTGCCCGTATTCCTTAGTGTACGCTTCGATGAATTTAACAATCTGCGGGCTCTTGTCATCTGTAGCATAATGATTAGAAAAGAAGGTATTATTTAACGCTTCCGCGCCGGCAATATCAACCAATTTGGAAGAATCCCAGCCATCTCCGCCAATAATCGGAACCGTAATCCCCATTTCTCTAGCTTGTTTGATGATCTTTCCTACATCTTCATAATATCCAGGCACAAAGAGAACATCTGGATTTGCCGCTTTCAACTTTGTCAAAGTCGCTTTAAAATCCTGGTCTTTCTGAAGATACGCTTCTTTGGCAATGATTTCGCCGCCAGCTTTCACAAAGCTTTCTTCAAAAAATTGCGCCAGCCCCTTAGAATAGTCAGCGCTATTATCAATATAAATGGCCGCTTTTTTCGCATTTAGCGTCTGCGCAGCAAAGGTCGCCATAACGGTTCCTTGGAACGGGTCAATGAAACAAGCCCGGAATGCAAATTCATTTACTTTGCCATTATCAACGGTTACCTTAGGATTCGTAGAAAATGGAGTAATAAAAGGCGTCTTATTACTGACAGCAATCTGCGCTCCAGCAATCGTATTGGAACTGGCCCCAGCGCCCAAAACCAACGACACTTTATCCTGCGTCAACAATTTAGTCATGGCGTTAGCGGATTCCGACGGTTCCGATTTATTATCGGCAACAACAAACGTCACTTGTTTACCCAAAATGCCCCCGGCTGCGTTGACTTCTTTAAGCGCCAGCTTAATACCATTAGCCATCGACTGCCCGTAACTCGCCGTGTTACCCGTCATTTCCAAATTCCCGCCAATTTTTATTTCTTTGGAATTCCCTGGTCCGCCGCAACCGGCGGCTAAAATAGTCATACTCAATAATGAAATACCAATCCATTTTTTCAACATGTCTATCCCCTCCTTATCTGTATGCCGCTTCTACCCCTCCGCCTGCAATGCCGCTCATCACCACCATCGTCAAAATCTCTCGCTTATGCAAAATGGCGCCCCAAGACCTTTAAGGGTCTTGAGGCGCCATCGCCAGCCATTCTCGTTTTTTTAGCGTTCTTAAATAGTTAAAAATTCTTTATCTACGGTTGTCAGCACTTCATCCATAATCGCCATATTTTCACGCAGTTGCTCTTCCGTAATAACCAGCGGCGGCGCTACTAAAATCATATTTTCATGAGAGTACGTCATGAATCCTTTAGCGGCCAACATTTTAATGATCCGCCCCATCAGCCCTTGAGGATCTTTCCCGTAGGCAACCAAGGGCTCTTTGGTTGCTTTGTTTTTGACTAGCTCAATCGCGGAGAATAGCCCCAGATAGCGCACATCTCCTACACAAGCGTGTTTCTCTAACATATTATCCAACAAGCTTCCGAGCGTCGCGCCTGTTTTCTCTACTTTTCCCAAAATGTCCAAGTCTTGATATTGTTGCAAAGCCGCTACGCCAGCAGCGCAAGCTAGCGGATGACCGCTATACGTTAAC
The nucleotide sequence above comes from uncultured Anaeromusa sp.. Encoded proteins:
- a CDS encoding ABC transporter substrate-binding protein, coding for MLKKWIGISLLSMTILAAGCGGPGNSKEIKIGGNLEMTGNTASYGQSMANGIKLALKEVNAAGGILGKQVTFVVADNKSEPSESANAMTKLLTQDKVSLVLGAGASSNTIAGAQIAVSNKTPFITPFSTNPKVTVDNGKVNEFAFRACFIDPFQGTVMATFAAQTLNAKKAAIYIDNSADYSKGLAQFFEESFVKAGGEIIAKEAYLQKDQDFKATLTKLKAANPDVLFVPGYYEDVGKIIKQAREMGITVPIIGGDGWDSSKLVDIAGAEALNNTFFSNHYATDDKSPQIVKFIEAYTKEYGQAPDAPAVLGYDAAYMAIDAIKRANSVEPMKIRDALAQTKELQLVTGKISLDGQHNPVKSAVVIEFKNGKQTYKTTINP